A window of Xyrauchen texanus isolate HMW12.3.18 chromosome 10, RBS_HiC_50CHRs, whole genome shotgun sequence contains these coding sequences:
- the LOC127650600 gene encoding neuronal acetylcholine receptor subunit alpha-7-like, whose amino-acid sequence MLHSLAFTLCGISALIHVSVQGPYQRTLLKNLLKDYNPMERPVANDSLPITVVLSLSLVQIMDVDEKNQVLTSNIWVNMRWYDHYLQWNQSEYPGVKNLRFTTDQIWTPDILLYNSADDEFDSTYKSNVVVNSSGYCNYLPPGIFMSTCNVDVRWFPFDIQKCELKFGSWTFDGWLLDLQMNEADISGYMPNGEWDLVGVPGMRNELYYDCCKEPFPDVTFVVTIRRRTLYYALNLLIPCVLLSSMTLLIFVLPADSGEKISLGITVLLSLTVFMLLVAEIMPATSDSIPLIGQYFASIMIIVGMSVIATVVVLQYHHHDPNGGTMPKWVQLVLLQWVAWFLRMKRPGEGEDPERPPCAPHLRRCSSGSQSGSLPNAPGSASNGNLLYIGFSSLDEASPPTVSGGGGGCSCSGTSGGGDPQLQAILDEVRYVADRFRGQDENESVAEQWKFAAAVIDRLCLVAFSVFNIICTISILMAAPNFVEAVSKDFI is encoded by the exons TGTCGGTGCAAGGCCCGTACCAGAGGACCCTGTTGAAGAACCTTTTGAAGGACTATAACCCCATGGAGAGGCCTGTTGCCAACGACTCTTTACCCATCACTGTCGTTCTCTCATTGAGCTTGGTGCAGATCATGGATGTG GACGAGAAAAATCAAGTACTGACCTCCAATATCTGGGTTAACATG CGCTGGTATGATCATTATCTGCAATGGAACCAGTCTGAATATCCAGGTGTCAAAAACCTTCGTTTCACCACAGACCAAATATGGACCCCAGATATTCTGCTCTACAATAG TGCAGATGATGAGTTTGACTCCACCTACAAGTCAAATGTGGTGGTGAACTCCAGTGGCTACTGCAACTACCTGCCTCCAG GTATCTTCATGAGTACCTGTAATGTGGATGTTCGCTGGTTTCCGTTTGACATCCAGAAGTGCGAGCTTAAATTCGGCTCATGGACGTTTGACGGATGGTTGCTGGATCTCCAGATGAATGAGGCTGATATCTCTGGCTACATGCCCAATGGAGAGTGGGACCTTGTGG GTGTTCCAGGGATGAGAAATGAGCTGTACTATGACTGTTGTAAGGAGCCGTTTCCAGACGTGACATTTGTGGTGACCATCCGCAGACGGACACTCTACTACGCCTTGAATCTACTCATTCCTTGCGTTCTCCTCTCATCCATGACACTGCTTATCTTCGTGCTGCCTGCTGACTCTGGAGAGAAGATCTCACTAG GTATTACTGTGCTACTCTCGTTAACAGTCTTCATGTTATTGGTGGCAGAGATCATGCCAGCAACCTCAGACTCCATCCCGCTAATAG GGCAGTACTTTGCCAGTATAATGATCATTGTTGGAATGTCAGTTATTGCAACGGTGGTTGTGCTGCAGTACCATCATCATGACCCCAACGGAGGGACCATGCCCAAATGG GTTCAGCTAGTCTTGCTCCAGTGGGTGGCCTGGTTTTTGCGCATGAAGCGTCCCGGTGAGGGTGAAGACCCTGAGCGTCCTCCTTGCGCCCCTCACTTACGCCGTTGTTCTTCAGGTTCCCAGAGCGGCAGCCTTCCAAATGCACCCGGTTCTGCTTC CAATGGCAATCTACTCTATATCGGATTTTCCAGTCTGGACGAGGCCTCACCACC CACGGTGTCTGGTGGTGGAGGCGGCTGCTCTTGTTCGGGAACCAGCGGTGGAGGAGACCCACAGCTTCAGGCAATTTTAGATGAGGTGCGTTACGTTGCCGATAGATTCCGTGGACAGGATGAGAATGAGAGTGTGGCTGAACAATGGAAGTTTGCAGCAGCTGTAATCGATCGACTTTGTCTGGTAGCGTTCAGTGTTTTCAACATCATCTGCACCATCTCCATTCTTATGGCCGCACCTAACTTTGTGGAGGCAGTTTCCAAGGATTTCATCTGA